The Helianthus annuus cultivar XRQ/B chromosome 16, HanXRQr2.0-SUNRISE, whole genome shotgun sequence genome includes a window with the following:
- the LOC110919078 gene encoding uncharacterized protein LOC110919078 codes for MRTPLALTGNHHQDGQADLKLSLQQPQPPPQRVVALRHNRRNPRQVLPQGKSPTIPPPFPWATNHRAIVHSLKHLADSGINVISGDVQCKRCNRQYQIEHDVKAKFLEISCYVKENKYKLKDRAPQSWLYPTLPNCKYCAQENCVKPIMAQNKKSINWLFLLLGQMLGCCTLAQLKYFCKHTRNHRTGAKDRVLFLTYLGLCKQLEPNGPFDRL; via the coding sequence ATGAGAACACCATTAGCCTTAACCGGCAACCATCATCAAGATGGTCAAGCCGACCTCAAACTCTCCCTCCAACAACCGCAACCGCCACCACAACGCGTTGTGGCGCTTCGTCACAACCGTAGGAACCCAAGACAAGTCCTACCACAAGGAAAATCTCCAACTATCCCACCACCATTCCCATGGGCAACAAACCACCGAGCCATTGTTCACAGCCTCAAACACCTAGCGGATTCGGGTATCAACGTCATATCAGGCGACGTTCAATGCAAGCGTTGCAACCGACAATATCAAATCGAGCATGATGTTAAAGCTAAGTTTTTGGAAATCTCATGCTATGTGAAGGAGAATAAATATAAGTTGAAAGATAGAGCTCCACAATCATGGTTGTACCCTACTTTGCCAAATTGCAAATATTGTGCTCAAGAAAATTGTGTGAAGCCCATAATGGCACAAAATAAGAAGTCAATAAATTGGTTGTTTTTGCTTTTGGGACAGATGCTTGGATGTTGTACTTTGGCACAACTCAAGTATTTTTGTAAGCATACTAGGAATCATCGGACCGGAGCCAAGGACCGGGTTCTTTTCTTGACCTATTTAGGGTTGTGCAAGCAACTCGAACCAAATGGACCGTTTGATCGTTTGTGA
- the LOC110916352 gene encoding pseudouridine kinase, which produces MENGNDEKGEAEAVIIGGMVLDIHATPSIPPNPRTTAPGKVQYAAGGVARNIAECVSKLGTKPYMISALGLDMPGNLLLEYWKSAGLSLEGIRMSHEIETPVVCIVFDTEGEPSAAVASVESLERFLTPEWVVQFKRSIASAPIMMVDANLSLPALKMSCQLATEVGTPVWFEPVSVAKSKRIASVAKYVTFASPNEDELISMANSLSNKQKLPTITKNNNTTISSLFQQLKPAIWVLLETGIKVVILTLGSKGVLLCSKGRFNFKHIGPKRNDRSHEIGRRLYDTISQLCPSERFFSALRLEERSSMSPYVVHFPAVECASVVRLTGAGDCLVGGAVASICAGLDVMQSVAVGIAAAKGAVEVETNVPNGYNLDQIAADARSAYLGAKVVFCESTL; this is translated from the exons ATGGAAAATGGAAATGATGAAAAAGGTGAAGCAGAGGCTGTGATAATTGGGGGTATGGTGTTAGATATTCACGCCACTCCTTCTATTCCTCCAAACCCTAGAACTACAGCTCCTGGCAAG GTGCAATATGCAGCAGGTGGTGTAGCAAGGAACATTGCTGAGTGCGTATCGAAACTTGGAACAAAGCCTTACATGATAAGTGCATTAGGATTGGACATGCCAG GGAATTTGCTGCTGGAATACTGGAAGTCTGCAGGATTATCATTAGAAG gcaTTCGAATGAGCCATGAGATTGAGACTCCAGTTGTATGCATTGTCTTTGATACCGAAGGAGAACCGTCGGCTGCTGTTGCAAGTGTTGAATCACTt GAACGGTTTCTTACACCCGAGTGGGTCGTACAATTTAAACGCAGTATAGCATCAGCTCCTATCATGATGGTTGATGCGAACTTAAGTCTACCAGCTCTCAAAATGTCTTGTCAGC TGGCAACAGAAGTTGGTACCCCAGTGTGGTTTGAGCCTGTATCTGTCGCAAAGTCGAAAAGAATCGCTTCCGTTGCCAAGTAT GTAACGTTTGCTTCACCTAATGAAGACGAGCTAATTTCGATGGCAAATTCTCTATCTAACAAACAAAAACTCCCCACAATTACAAAAAATAACAACACCACAATATCATCTCTATTTCAACAACTAAAACCCGCAATATGGGTTTTACTTGAAACCGGCATCAAAGTGGTTATTCTAACCCTCGGTTCAAAAGGCGTATTATTATGCTCTAAAGGACGGTTCAACTTTAAACATATCGGGCCAAAAAGAAACGACAGGTCACATGAAATAGGCAGAAGGTTATACGATACCATAAGTCAACTCTGCCCATCTGAACGGTTTTTTAGTGCATTAAGGCTTGAAGAAAGGTCTAGTATGAGCCCGTATGTGGTGCATTTTCCAGCTGTCGAATGTGCGTCAGTTGTGAGACTGACGGGTGCTGGTGATTGTTTGGTTGGTGGAGCGGTTGCTTCGATTTGTGCGGGTTTAGATGTTATGCAAAGTGTTGCGGTTGGAATTGCGGCTGCTAAAGGTGCTGTTGAGGTGGAGACAAATGTACCTAATGGTTATAATTTGGATCAAATTGCAG CCGATGCACGATCAGCGTACTTGGGTGCCAAGGTTGTTTTTTGTGAATCGACACTGTGA
- the LOC110916548 gene encoding pentatricopeptide repeat-containing protein At1g74630 yields MVNSNTIEHLYLSLIQQCKTLNSIKQVHTPILKSGLDSDTFITGNLILKCAILISDALHYAHSLLQHSPNPDAFMYNTLIRGFSNSDLPHNSLTTFINMRQNSNNIQPDSFSFAFLLKAVANLPCFNTGIQVHCQSVIFGLDTHLFVGTTLVSMYAECEKIHHARKVFDEMFQPNIVAWNAMITAYIRCCDVKGAERLYRGMLVKDLISTNIMISGYMKAGEICLAKKLFYDEMPVKDDVSWSTMIVGFAQNGCFNEAFDLFIESRRVGLKPNEVSLTGILSVCAQAGAFEFGKILHGYIEKSGFGSISTVNNALLDTYAKCGHINMARLVFETMPGKKSIVSWTTMVAGLAMQGYGEEALKLFHQMEESGIKPDGITFISILYACSHAGLVEHGYWYFTMMKTHYGIDPTFEHYGCMVDLYGRAGELEKARDFITQMPVKPNAVIWRTLLGACSIHGNVELAEFALNKLAELDLNDSGDHVLLSNIYAVAGKWKNVATVRKSMNSQRLMKSPGWSMIEVDKIMYSFVAGDEQNEVTKEAYTNLKKIMLRLRVEGGYAPEVVGSVLHDIEDEEKENAVVTHSEKLALAFGMSRLCDGKVVRIVKNLRVCKDCHTVMKLVSKIFRVEIVLRDRSRFHSFSDGSCSCRDYW; encoded by the coding sequence ATGGTGAACTCCAACACAATCGAGCATCTATATCTCTCACTAATCCAACAATGCAAGACCCTCAACTCCATCAAACAAGTTCACACCCCTATCCTCAAATCCGGCCTCGATTCCGACACATTCATCACCGGAAACCTCATCCTCAAATGCGCCATACTCATCTCCGACGCTCTCCACTACGCCCACTCACTCCTCCAACATTCACCAAACCCAGATGCATTCATGTACAACACTCTCATACGCGGATTTTCAAACTCAGATCTCCCACACAACTCTCTCACCACCTTCATCAACATGCGTCAAAACTCAAATAATATTCAACCTGACAGTTTTTCTTTTGCTTTTCTTCTCAAAGCTGTTGCCAATTTACCATGTTTTAATACTGGGATTCAGGTTCATTGTCAGTCAGTAATATTTGGGCTCGATACCCATTTGTTCGTTGGGACTACACTTGTGAGTATGTACGCTGAATGTGAGAAAATTCATCATGCACgtaaggtgttcgatgaaatgtttCAACCGAATATTGTGGCGTGGAATGCTATGATTACGGCTTATATCAGGTGTTGTGATGTAAAGGGTGCGGAGAGGTTGTATAGAGGGATGTTAGTTAAGGATTTAATCTCCACTAACATTATGATTTCTGGGTATATGAAGGCTGGGGAGATTTGTCTTGCGAAAAAGCTCTTTTACGATGAAATGCCGGTGAAAGATGATGTTTCTTGGAGTACAATGATTGTAGGGTTTGCTCAGAATGGGTGTTTTAATGAAGCTTTTGATCTGTTTATTGAATCGCGACGGGTTGGATTGAAACCTAATGAAGTAAGTTTGACGGGGATTCTTTCGGTGTGTGCACAAGCCGGTGCGTTTGAGTTTGGCAAGATTCTTCACGGTTATATTGAGAAATCCGGGTTTGGATCTATAAGTACCGTGAATAACGCGTTATTGGACACGTACGCGAAATGCGGGCACATTAACATGGCccgtttggtttttgaaacaatgCCCGGGAAAAAGAGCATAGTTTCGTGGACAACGATGGTGGCGGGATTGGCAATGCAAGGGTATGGTGAAGAAGCGTTAAAACTGTTTCATCAAATGGAGGAATCTGGAATCAAACCGGACGGGATTACTTTCATTTCGATTCTATACGCATGTAGTCACGCGGGTTTGGTTGAACACGGGTATTGGTACTTTACCATGATGAAAACTCACTACGGCATAGACCCGACCTTCGAACACTACGGTTGTATGGTTGATTTATACGGTCGGGCCGGCGAGCTTGAAAAGGCCCGCGATTTCATAACTCAAATGCCAGTTAAACCAAACGCGGTTATTTGGCGAACGCTTTTGGGCGCTTGTAGTATTCATGGCAACGTTGAGTTAGCTGAGTTTGCGTTAAACAAACTAGCCGAACTTGACCTGAATGACTCGGGTGACCATGTTTTGTTATCAAACATATACGCGGTTGCTGGGAAATGGAAGAATGTGGCGACCGTGAGAAAGTCAATGAATAGTCAACGGCTCATGAAAAGCCCCGGTTGGAGCATGATTGAAGTTGATAAAATCATGTATAGTTTTGTTGCGGGTGATGAACAAAACGAGGTTACAAAAGAGGCGTATACGAATCTTAAAAAGATTATGTTACGACTTAGAGTTGAAGGCGGGTATGCCCCGGAGGTGGTTGGTAGTGTGTTACATGATATAGAAGATGAGGAGAAAGAAAACGCGGTAGTCACACATAGTGAAAAACTTGCTCTTGCATTCGGGATGTCAAGATTATGTGATGGAAAAGTAGTAAGAATTGTTAAGAATTTGCGGGTTTGCAAGGATTGTCATACGGTTATGAAACTCGTTTCAAAAATCTTTCGGGTCGAGATTGTGTTGAGAGATAGAAGTCGGTTTCACTCGTTTAGTGACGGTTCATGTTCTTGTAGAGATTATTGGTAA
- the LOC110916546 gene encoding putative pentatricopeptide repeat-containing protein At3g18840 produces the protein MSLLIDSLKSHCYAIKSGNNPTIFAYNQLIHLYSKHGLIKDACKLFDEMPDRNVFTWNAIISTHIKSNNLDHSELLFNTAPYKDSVTYNSMLSGYANSAGYETKAINLFKQMHSVRHEARVDEFSLTRMCNLTAKLGNSWYGKQLHSFMVKTGNYISGFAVSALVDMYSKSGCFDEAYNAFNGCSYGSVDVVSKNAVVAACCREGKVDMAMEIFSNQTELNDVVSWNTMIAGYAQNGYDKNAIELARGMERNGFRWNAHTFTSVLNACSSLKCLKLGKELHARMLKQMINLNSNPFVCSGIVDVYCKCGNMKYAELIHSRICVDNMFSTTSMIVGYSSQQNMSQARRMFDSLKSKNSVVWSAMFSGYLNCNCCENVFELFHMLKHEEPTVVPDDLIWSTLLGACAMQAIIAPGKQIHGYILRTTIQTNVKVISSLIDMYSKCGNVLYAQRIFRRVTVKDLVIYNVMISGFAHHGYEKQAFNVVDEMVKDGFTPDRVTFIAVLSACRHSGLVKTGEDYFKLMTEKYNITPEIDHYACMIDLYGRANEFEEAMEFMRKIPIELDVVILGTFLSACRVHGNLELAREVEGELLRVGGESGTRYVQVANVYASEGRWGDMGRIRKKMRGNEVGKIAGCSWVHVGSRVHSFTSGDPCRFENETLCDVLRFLVMEMKEKEEIQVYF, from the coding sequence ATGAGTTTACTAATCGACAGTCTCAAATCTCACTGTTACGCCATAAAATCCGGCAATAACCCAACAATATTCGCATACAACCAGCTCATACACTTATACTCCAAACATGGCCTCATCAAAGACGCCTGCAAGCTGTTCGACGAAATGCCTGACCGAAACGTCTTCACTTGGAACGCCATAATCTCCACCCATATTAAGTCCAACAACCTTGATCACTCCGAACTTCTATTCAACACAGCCCCATATAAAGATTCAGTGACATACAATTCAATGTTGTCAGGGTATGCAAACAGTGCGGGATATGAAACAAAGGCGATTAATTTGTTTAAGCAGATGCATTCTGTGAGGCACGAAGCGCGTGTTGACGAGTTTTCGCTTACTAGAATGTGTAACTTGACAGCAAAGTTGGGGAATTCGTGGTACGGGAAGCAACTGCATTCGTTTATGGTGAAAACCGGGAATTATATAAGCGGGTTCGCAGTAAGTGCATTAGTCGATATGTATTCGAAAAGCGGGTGCTTTGATGAAGCTTATAACGCGTTTAACGGCTGCAGTTACGGGTCTGTTGATGTGGTTTCGAAAAACGCAGTCGTTGCTGCGTGTTGCAGAGAAGGAAAAGTAGATATGGCGATGGAGATTTTTTCGAATCAGACCGAGTTAAACGATGTGGTTTCTTGGAATACGATGATCGCTGGTTATGCACAAAACGGGTATGACAAAAACGCCATTGAATTAGCTCGTGGTATGGAACGAAACGGGTTTAGATGGAATGCGCACACGTTCACTAGCGTGTTAAACGCGTGTTCGTCTTTAAAATGTTTGAAATTGGGGAAAGAACTTCATGCCAGAATGTTGAAACAGATGATAAACTTGAATTCGAACCCTTTTGTTTGTAGCGGGATTGTTGATGTTTATTGCAAATGTGGCAACATGAAGTATGCGGAATTAATTCATTCGCGAATCTGTGTCGATAATATGTTCTCCACCACATCGATGATTGTTGGCTATTCTTCACAACAGAACATGTCGCAAGCGCGACGAATGTTTGATTCGTTAAAATCGAAGAATTCGGTTGTCTGGTCTGCGATGTTTTCGGGTTATTTAAACTGCAATTGTTGTGAAAATGTGTTTGAATTATTTCACATGTTGAAACATGAAGAACCAACTGTTGTTCCTGATGACTTAATCTGGTCCACCTTACTCGGTGCGTGTGCGATGCAGGCGATTATAGCTCCCGGAAAACAAATTCATGGATATATATTAAGAACCACGATTCAAACGAACGTTAAAGTAATAAGTTCGTTAATTGACATGTATTCGAAATGTGGAAATGTATTATACGCGCAAAGGATATTTAGAAGAGTTACGGTTAAGGATTTAGTTATCTACAATGTTATGATATCCGGTTTTGCTCACCATGGTTATGAAAAACAAGCGTTTAACGTTGTTGATGAAATGGTAAAAGACGGTTTTACCCCTGATAGAGTAACGTTCATTGCGGTCTTGTCAGCTTGTCGTCACTCGGGGTTAGTTAAAACGGGTGAAGATTACTTCAAActgatgacagaaaagtataaCATAACGCCTGAAATCGATCATTACGCGTGTATGATTGATCTTTACGGGAGAGCTAATGAGTTCGAAGAAGCAATGGAGTTTATGCGAAAGATTCCTATAGAACTTGATGTGGTTATATTGGGAACATTTTTAAGTGCGTGTAGGGTTCATGGAAATCTTGAATTGGCGCGTGaggttgagggtgaactgttgaGAGTTGGCGGGGAGAGTGGGACCCGGTATGTACAGGTGGCGAATGTTTATGCGTCGGAGGGGCGGTGGGGTGATATGGGGAGGATAAGGAAgaagatgagagggaatgaggTTGGTAAGATTGCGGGTTGTAGTTGGGTTCATGTTGGGAGTCGAGTTCATAGCTTTACGTCTGGTGACCCGTGTCGGTTTGAAAATGAAACTTTGTGTGATGTTTTGCGGTTTTTGGttatggaaatgaaggaaaaagaAGAGATTCAAGTGTATTTTTGA